A window from Schistosoma haematobium chromosome 1, whole genome shotgun sequence encodes these proteins:
- the ABP1_1 gene encoding actin binding protein (EggNog:ENOG410V5XD~COG:Q): MPGTEFRLKSPSEMHYDQYHQLLNVERELPENSNSQELSPFSDKTDIVPNNGNNNNSKRFLQKNWLKIILLLLIVICIIFPAIYFLCYNLIHCNTNHLINKNTTYIQNNIISSKSNHCSNSSHSTLYSSYTINSLFNNYTNTNDSHMNIFIKTINQIESHTLKQNYGNNNNINLDFGLFDEPNEEEYENVVNFLKLKFNLFYAFNKYTTDNQLFNNKTWFEQLKMNYLLSLNLYIPNKTERFNYFHTLYNNSNNSNNSNSNNNNGELTPLERYGIVIILFGSLKIPKIKEYYIGPLNKPKIIKLLNIYPYYKRPLLNIEYKILLDYLTIQINRLNMIIEETYSASYFMNKPLNPYWLYKYKQLNNTNSLCQQLIYNNNNNIKGRPNCLIPIFASPLITLEAPERRRIWIRLCREVIPFIHYPVDIQFHIDQTSLDPDEWDLLSIWFQGQMFTSIEELLSKYHSGELKVIKHQFVDMYHNQLKPGPSQQSKTHNNRFMESNSQTTNRKDNLIHVRKRRIQYDRWDFHVTVRRDTGLRVFNVYFANVSLISEAGLEETVTSYWGKSPFMQAMTSLESMFGIGGMTSELSPGLDCPKDAIYLPVRLIDSGETGPKFIKNGICLFEWKTNPHNGPVRRHFEFHISDHFGEKGEAKYTNFGLGITSYSLVVRTISTLFNYDYIFDIIFYSSGVIEFSVTPTGYIHVDVELNPYQYNSKYGFPALINPIYMVIHHHLFHYKIDVDIVNKENFIKVVKIHGPLTENQVNTDSLQQTNNQLNHSELLWLSIDIPKTEMEARFSTKFEFPKQYLICSTNSNINDLNKTSQYYKNDKCLSIINKGQVKTIFSDKYTKSFAWSRHQLYVTQQHDNESFASSIFNGVDLSSPVVDFTKFSSNNESIFNEDLVLWLTVGNYHLPRHEDLPNTATSGGPLSIFIMPHNLFTYSPDAFGCNRFYTESLNEWITGPQMKEECQMEPIPML; this comes from the exons CCTGGAACAGAATTCAGATTGAAATCACCAAGTGAAATGCATTATGATCAATATCATCAACTGTTAAATGTTGAAAGAGAATTGCCAGAAAATTCAAATTCACAAGAATTATCGCCATTCAGTGACAAAACAGATATTGTGCCAAATAATGGtaacaacaataatagtaaACGTTTTCTTCAAAAGAATTGGTTAAA GATAATCTTActattattgattgttatttgtATTATATTTCCAGCAATATATTTTCTATgttataatttaattcattgCAATACAAATcatctaataaataaaaatactacttatatacaaaataatataatCTCATCAAAATCAAATCATTGCTCAAATTCATCTCATTCAACTTTATACTCATCATATACAATCAATTCATTGTTCAATAATTATACAAATACAAATGATTCACATAtgaatatattcattaaaacaataaatcaaattgaaagtcatacattaaaacaaaattatggtaataataataatataaatttagaTTTTGGTCTATTTGATGAACCAAATGAAGAAGAATATGAAAATGTtgtcaattttttaaaattaaaatttaatttgttttatgcatttaataaatatactactgataatcagttattcaataataaaacatGGTTTGAACAacttaaaatgaattatttattaagtttaaatttatatattccTAATAAAACAGAACGTTTCAATTATTTCCATACATtatataacaatagtaataacagtaataatagtaatagtaataataataatggtgaattAACTCCATTAGAAAGATATGGCATTGTAATTATCTTATTTGGTTCATTAAAAATTCCTAAAATTAAAGAATATTATATTGGTCCATTAAATAAACcaaaaataattaaactttTAAATATATATCCATATTATAAAAGAccattattgaatattgaatataaaattttattagaTTATTTAACGATACAAATAAATCGTCTAAATATGATTATTGAAGAAACCTATTCAGCAagttattttatgaataaaccATTGAATCCTTATTggttatataaatataaacaattaaataatacaaattcaTTATGCCaacaattaatttataataataataataatattaaaggaAGACCAAATTGTTTAATACCAATATTTGCTTCACCATTGATTACACTTGAAGCACCAGAAAGACGTCGTATATGGATAAGATTATGCAGAGAAGTTATTCCATTTATACATTATCCTGTAGATATTCAATTTCAT ATTGATCAAACATCATTGGACCCAGATGAGTGGGATTTATTGAGTATTTGGTTTCAAGGTCAGATGTTCACATCGATTGAAGAACTTTTAAGTAAATATCATTCTGGTGAACTTAAAGTGATCAAACATCAGTTTGTAGATATGTATCATAACCAATTAAAGCCGGGTCCTAGTCAACAATCCAAAACACATAACAATCGATTCATGGAAAGTAATTCTCAAACAACTAATCGTAAAGACAATTTAATTCACGTAAGGAAACGTCGAATACAATATGATAGATGGGATTTTCATGTAACTGTTAGAAGAGATACAGGACTTAGAGTGTTTAATGTATACTTTGCAAATGTTAGCTTGATATCTGAAGCTGGTTTAGAGGAAACAGTAACGTCATACTGGGGTAAATCCCCATTTATGCAAGCAATGACATCGTTGGAATCAATGTTTGGAATAGGCGGTATGACTTCAGAACTAAGTCCAGGTTTGGACTGTCCAAAAGATGCTATCTACTTACCAGTGAGATTGATTGATTCAGGTGAAACTGGTcctaaatttataaaaaatggtatttgtttatttgaatggaAAACTAATCCTCATAATGGTCCAGTTAGACGACATTTTGAATTTCATATTAGTGATCATTTTGGTGAAAAAGGTGAAGCAAAATATACAAATTTCGGTCTTGGTATAACAAGTTATTCATTAGTTGTACGTACAATATCAACATTATTCAATTATGATTATATATTCGATATAATTTTCTATTCATCTGGTGTTATTGAATTTTCAGTAACACCAACTGGTTACATACATGTTGATGTAGAATTAAATCCTTATCAATATAATTCAAAATATGGTTTTCCAGCTTTAATCAATCCAATCTATATGGTTATACatcatcatttatttcattataaaattgATGTAGATATTGTGAATAAGGAGAATTTTATTAAAGTAGTCAAAATACATGGACCATTAACAGAGAATCAAGTGAATACCGATAGTTTACAACaaacaaataatcaattaaatcatTCTGAACTATTATGGTTATCTATAGATATTCCTAAAACTGAAATGGAAGCAAGATTTTCAACAAAATTTGAATTTCCTAAACAATATTTAATCTGTTCAACAAATTCAAATAtcaatgatttaaataaaacaagtcaatattataaaaatgataaatgtttatCAATTATCAATAAGGGTCAAGTTAAAACAATTTTCAGTGATAAATATACAAAATCATTTGCTTGGTCCAg ACATCAACTTTATGTTACTCAACAACATGATAATGAATCATTTGCATCATCAATATTCAATGGAGTTGATTTAAGTTCACCAGTTGTTGATTTTACAAAATTCAGTTCAAATAATGAATCAATATTCAATGAA